The window ATGATCAGGTCGGGCTCCAGGGCCATCGCCATGGCGATCATGATGCGCTGGCGCATGCCGCCGGAGAACTGGTGCGGGTAGTCGCCCACGCGCGCCTTGGCGGCGGGGATCTTGACCCGGTCCATGAGCTCGACGGCCTTGGCCGTGGCGTCCTTCTTGGACATCCCGCGGTGGACGCGGAACATCTCGCCGAGCTGGGCGCCGACGGTGTGCACCGGGTTCAGCGAGGACAGCGCGTCCTGGAAGATCATGGCGATCTTCTGGCCGCGGACCTTGCGGAACTCCTCGGCGGGCAGCTTCAGCAGGTCGGTGCCCTGGAACAGGATCTCGCCGTGCGGGATCTTGCCCGGGGGCATGTCCAGGATGCCCATGATGGCCTGCGCCGTCACGGACTTGCCGGAGCCGGACTCGCCGAGGACGGCGAGGGTCTCGCCCGCGTTCACGGAGTACGAGACACCGTTCACGGCCTTGGCGACACCGTCGCGGGTGTGGAACTCGACGTGCAGGTCGCGCACTTCGAGAAGGGGGGTGCCCTCCGGCGCCGATCGGGGCGCGGGGACGTTCGAGGTCTTGTCGATGATGGTCAACGTACGCCCTTCCTCAGCGCAGCTTCGGGTCGAGGGCGTCGCGCACCGCGTCGCCGACCATGATGAACGCGAGCACGGTGATGCTCAGCGCGACGGCCGGGAAGAGGAGCACGTGAGGTGCCTGCAGCCAGCGGACGGAAGCGTCACTGACCATCAGGCCCCAGGAGATGCCGGGCGGCTGGACACCGATGCCGAGGTAGGACAGCGCGGACTCGGCACCGATGTACACACCGAGGCTGATCGCGCCGACCACGATGACGGGGGCGACGGCGTTCGGCAGGATGTGCCGCATCGTGATGCGCAGCGTGCCGGCACCCAGCGCGCGGGCGGCGACGACGTAGTCGTTGTTCTTGTTCTGGAGCACCGACGAGCGCATGATGCGGAAGATCTGCGGCCAGCCGAGGGTGGCCAGCACGATGGAGACCGTCCAGGCGTTGCCCTTGCCGAGACCCGACATGATCAGCATGCCGCCGAGGAGCAGCGGGATGGCGAAGAAGATCTCGGTGAACCGGGACAGGGCGCTGTCGAGGAGACCGCCGACCCAGCCGGCGATCAGACCGAGCGCGCCGCCGACGACGAGCACCAGGGTGGTCGTGACCACACCGACGATGATCGA of the Streptomyces sp. NBC_01426 genome contains:
- a CDS encoding ABC transporter ATP-binding protein, translating into MTIIDKTSNVPAPRSAPEGTPLLEVRDLHVEFHTRDGVAKAVNGVSYSVNAGETLAVLGESGSGKSVTAQAIMGILDMPPGKIPHGEILFQGTDLLKLPAEEFRKVRGQKIAMIFQDALSSLNPVHTVGAQLGEMFRVHRGMSKKDATAKAVELMDRVKIPAAKARVGDYPHQFSGGMRQRIMIAMAMALEPDLIIADEPTTALDVTVQAQVMDLLAELQREMNMGLILITHDLGVVADVADKIAVMYGGRIVENAPVHEIYKRPAHPYTRGLLDSIPRLDQKGQELYAIKGLPPNLLNIPSGCAFNPRCPKAQDICRTEVPTLQQVTEQDGAVLPGRGSACHFWKEQIHG
- a CDS encoding ABC transporter permease, coding for MRDTTTVGDELTDTQTAEAPSASGPVTRNNRKKTKKEREASLWSDAVSDLRRNPIFLVGGALVLVLLVLAAVPQWFTSGSPFDAAACNLSDSLKKPSSANWFGFDVQGCDVYTRTIWAARNSIIVGVVTTTLVLVVGGALGLIAGWVGGLLDSALSRFTEIFFAIPLLLGGMLIMSGLGKGNAWTVSIVLATLGWPQIFRIMRSSVLQNKNNDYVVAARALGAGTLRITMRHILPNAVAPVIVVGAISLGVYIGAESALSYLGIGVQPPGISWGLMVSDASVRWLQAPHVLLFPAVALSITVLAFIMVGDAVRDALDPKLR